In Topomyia yanbarensis strain Yona2022 chromosome 2, ASM3024719v1, whole genome shotgun sequence, one DNA window encodes the following:
- the LOC131681313 gene encoding GATA zinc finger domain-containing protein 10, whose protein sequence is MSSKGLDLVDSWEEIDEDRLASRLSKLANEDSVKPGETSTIGEIDSTGRTDSSSLSVMLEEELRPRMILQRPQMQILRRPQSTVLEEKTTAESKPKAQIKSFDQRKQEYAEARLRILGSAHDEEEQQQNQPVEQPRKSAPIPNGFRISNNPNNNNMSGQIRPQSSFRPPPGNYHIQQHPGPYYQPHSSGGGRNQLPPEPGNHHYYHHQHAPHPGPGAYTFQQQQQQQLHQQAQHHQKQQLMSFGMPPQSSSISNYHHGVPVSAYGGALSSNNNVLRMPAGPDGSHGFTMRR, encoded by the exons ATGTCTAGCAAAGGCCTGGATCTCGTCGACAGCTGGGAAGAAATCGACGAAGATCGA TTGGCTTCAAGATTAAGCAAACTTGCTAATGAAGACTCGGTGAAACCTGGCGAAACATCCACGATCGGTGAAATCGACAGCACTGGACGAACTGACAGTAGCAGTTTATCCGTTATGCTGGAGGAAGAACTCCGTCCACGAATGATTCTGCAGAGACCACAGATGCAAATTCTTCGACGGCCTCAATCGACTGTGCTGGAGGAAAAGACGACCGCTGAGAGTAAACCCAAGGCTCAAATTAAATCATTCGATCAGCGAAAACAGGAGTACGCAGAAGCTCGTTTGCGAATATTAGGTTCAGCCCATGACGAGGAGGAACAGCAGCAGAATCAACCGGTGGAACA gCCAAGGAAAAGCGCCCCAATCCCGAATGGCTTTCGAATAAGTAACAATCCTAACAATAACAATATGAGCGGACAAATTCGGCCCCAAAGTTCATTCCGACCTCCTCCGGGGAACTATCACATTCAGCAGCATCCTGGTCCCTACTATCAACCACATTCTTCCGGCGGTGGACGGAATCAACTTCCACCGGAGCCGGGCAATCATCACTACTATCACCACCAACACGCACCCCATCCTGGTCCAGGAGCGTACACctttcagcagcagcagcagcagcaactccACCAGCAAGCTCAACATCATCAGAAGCAGCAGCTGATGTCTTTCGGAATGCCTCCACAATCGTCATCGATCAGTAACTACCATCACGGTGTACCTGTATCAGCATATGGCGGCGCACTCAGTAGTAATAACAATGTTCTGAGAATGCCAGCCGGACCTGACGGTTCCCACGGGTTTACGATGCGACGGTAG